The Chloroflexus aggregans DSM 9485 genome segment ACGGCGCGATTATTATGACCGGTGCGCTCATTGCAGCGTTACTAGCCTCACGTCGTGCCGTTGCTCGTGGCTACCATCCCGATCACGTCTGGAATCAGTTGATGCTAGGATTGGTGCTCGGTATTGCCGGTGCACGGATATATTATGTGGCTTTTGAGTGGGAACGCTTTGCGCCGAACCCGTGGAGTGTCTTTAACCTGACGACCGGTGGGATTGCTATCCACGGCGCCATTATCGGGGCGTTGCTCTCTACGGTAATCTATACCCGTTATGCCGGGTTGCCTTATTGGGATTGGCTCGATGTCTGTGTGCCGGGTTTTTTACTGGCCCAGAGTATTGGCAGGTGGGGAAATTTCTTCAACCAAGAAGCCTATGGCCGGCCAACCGATTTGCCGTTCGGGTTGCGGATTGATCCAGAGTACCGGGTACCACCTTATAATGATCTGACGACCTACCCGATCACGACCCTCTTCCATCCGACGTTTCTGTATGAGTCGGTCTGGAATCTGGTTGGGGTGGGAATATTGCTCTGGCTCGACCGCCGCTTTGGTCGGTTGGCGCCGCCCGAACGGCGGCGGCTCAATCCGGGTGATCTGCTGTTTTTGTACGGGATCATCTATTCGAGCGGACGGTTCTGGATTGAAGGCTTGCGTATCGATAGTTTGTGTGCGAACGGGGTTGGTGGTTCGTGCGAGGGTAGTATTCGGGTGGCGCAGTTGGTGAGTATGGTGGCGATTGTGGTCTGTGGGGTATTGATCTTCCTCAATCACCGGCGACCGTTCGCCGGTACCCCGACGGTGAGGCCTGATGGTGATGCGTCTCCGGTATCAGAGGCGCGTTGAGTTAACATAATGATTATACATTGATGGCCGGGCCGGCAGTTATTGCTGTGCCCGGCTTTACATCTCTCTACATAAGGTGACTGGCAGCAGGTGGGTGAGGAGTGCGGAGGTACTACTCTGTATGCCGTTAGTTCAGTCGTCATCCCTACCCAACAACCGCGCGTAGAGTTGCCGAAAGCCCTTGCCAAGCGGGCCGTAGGCAAACTTCGCCACGACCTTCTCACGACCGTGCTCACCGAAACGGCGGCGCAGTGCGGCATCTTCACCTAATATCCGTACCTTCTCGGCATAACCGGCGACATCATCGCGGGCGACCAAAAATCCATTCAGACCATCGTCAACCACCTCAGGCAGAGCGGCGACGTTCGTCGTCACCACCGGGCGGCCACAGGCCAATGCTTCTGCCGGTGCGATGCCGAACCCTTCGAGCCGCGAGGGGAAGAGCAGGATGTCGCAACTCTGGTAAGCCGCCACCAGCCCGGCGCGGTCGGGTGAGCCAATCGGGATCATCCGTGGATGGGGTGGACCGGTATCGCGTCCTTGAAATCCACCGGTGTAGTAGAGGGCATAATCGGCGGGTAAACGATCCATAATCTGGGGAAGCAGGTCGAACCCTTTCCGGCGAGTACGATTGCCGACAAACAACAATCGAATGCGGGCATCGCTCGGTGGGAGACCATCGTTGCGACGCGCCATTCCCGGCGGTGGAACGAAGACATCGGTGTCAATCCCGTCGTAGATCAGGACGGTATCGCGCCGACCGTAAGTCAGTGCAACCATCCGTTGGGTATAGCGACTAACACAGACAACCGCATCGGCATACGCGATGGAGAGGCCGTCGTAGCGCGATTCGACCAGTCGGTAGAAAAGGCGTTGGGCGAATGAGCTATACGGTTGTAACGCCGGATCGGTGGTGAGATGGTGGACGGTTGTGACCACCGGGCGTTCGTAGTTGCGCAGGCTAAATGCGACGCGCGAGCGGCCTTGCACAATGTCGAACCGACGGACAATATCGGCGGGGAGGGTAGCGGGAATGAGCATCGGGAGAAAATTGTACAGTTCGGGTAAACGCAAAAGTTCGGGCGCCAAACCGGTACGCCTGACTGCACGGGTGATGTTCTGAATGCCGAAATCAACACCACCACGACCGAGTGGTGAGATAAAGAGTGGACGCATAGCACGGTTCCTATTGTCTGGCCAAGATTATGCAGCGTGCTACGGCGGGGCTTGTTTGCATACCGCTGTAGCGCCAACGATTGTAACAGGATTTTGCGACGGTGAACGTGGGAGGGTGGCGGCGAGCGTCACCAATAGTCACCACAAAACGGTGGTAGGCCGGCCAGTGTCTGTTCGAGGAGGGTCAAGGCTGCGCGTTGGTATACGGTGAGCAAGCCAAAAGCGGCGGCGGTGCGTGGGCGCAGGTAGCGACTGAGGAGCTGACCGAGGGTACCGCTGGTGCAGGCGAGATCGACAGTATCGTGGTCGAGACGACTGACGGTTGTTTGGCCGTCGTACCATTCAATCTGGTAGCAACCGGCATTGTCGTTGAGCCAGTCATCGGCAACTTGGATACGCAGCCGACCATTGACCGTAGCA includes the following:
- the lgt gene encoding prolipoprotein diacylglyceryl transferase; the encoded protein is MVLYPPDDPFLISFTLFGLPIVVRWYGAIIMTGALIAALLASRRAVARGYHPDHVWNQLMLGLVLGIAGARIYYVAFEWERFAPNPWSVFNLTTGGIAIHGAIIGALLSTVIYTRYAGLPYWDWLDVCVPGFLLAQSIGRWGNFFNQEAYGRPTDLPFGLRIDPEYRVPPYNDLTTYPITTLFHPTFLYESVWNLVGVGILLWLDRRFGRLAPPERRRLNPGDLLFLYGIIYSSGRFWIEGLRIDSLCANGVGGSCEGSIRVAQLVSMVAIVVCGVLIFLNHRRPFAGTPTVRPDGDASPVSEAR
- a CDS encoding glycosyltransferase family 4 protein; this encodes MRPLFISPLGRGGVDFGIQNITRAVRRTGLAPELLRLPELYNFLPMLIPATLPADIVRRFDIVQGRSRVAFSLRNYERPVVTTVHHLTTDPALQPYSSFAQRLFYRLVESRYDGLSIAYADAVVCVSRYTQRMVALTYGRRDTVLIYDGIDTDVFVPPPGMARRNDGLPPSDARIRLLFVGNRTRRKGFDLLPQIMDRLPADYALYYTGGFQGRDTGPPHPRMIPIGSPDRAGLVAAYQSCDILLFPSRLEGFGIAPAEALACGRPVVTTNVAALPEVVDDGLNGFLVARDDVAGYAEKVRILGEDAALRRRFGEHGREKVVAKFAYGPLGKGFRQLYARLLGRDDD